A part of Solicola gregarius genomic DNA contains:
- a CDS encoding M50 family metallopeptidase encodes MESLTDAWHNVFAHQARPDTSVILVTAAVAAAAVLYLPSWRIARHVVTIAHEAAHGIAAVACGRRLSGIRLHSDTSGVTVSSGKRTGPGMVLTAAAGYIGPALIGLGAALTLSAGYALAVLWGVLVLLALLLIQIRNWFGLWSVLASAGVVFAVTWWAPESVQSGFAYLVTWFLLVSAPRPVIELQLERRRRRTTTSDADQLARLTVLPAVVWVGVFILVTLGALVGGAIALLQTS; translated from the coding sequence GTGGAGTCGCTCACAGACGCGTGGCACAACGTCTTCGCGCATCAGGCACGGCCCGACACCAGCGTCATCCTGGTCACTGCGGCCGTCGCGGCCGCGGCGGTTCTCTACCTTCCGTCGTGGCGCATCGCCCGCCACGTCGTGACGATCGCGCACGAGGCCGCACACGGCATCGCGGCGGTGGCGTGCGGTCGCAGGCTGTCCGGGATCCGGCTGCACTCCGACACCTCGGGCGTCACGGTCTCGTCGGGCAAGCGCACCGGACCGGGCATGGTCCTCACCGCGGCCGCCGGCTACATCGGCCCGGCGCTGATCGGGCTCGGTGCGGCGCTGACGCTCTCGGCCGGGTACGCGCTCGCCGTGCTGTGGGGTGTGCTGGTGCTGTTGGCGCTGTTGCTGATCCAGATCCGTAACTGGTTCGGCCTCTGGTCGGTGCTGGCGTCCGCCGGCGTCGTGTTCGCCGTGACCTGGTGGGCGCCGGAGTCCGTGCAGTCGGGATTCGCGTACCTCGTCACCTGGTTCCTGCTCGTGTCCGCGCCGCGCCCGGTGATCGAGCTACAGCTCGAGCGGCGCCGCCGGCGTACGACGACCTCCGACGCCGACCAGCTCGCGCGGCTCACGGTCCTGCCCGCAGTGGTGTGGGTGGGCGTGTTCATCCTTGTCACGCTCGGTGCCCTGGTCGGCGGCGCGATCGCGTTGCTGCAGACAAGTTAG
- a CDS encoding L,D-transpeptidase family protein, producing MMKRTLGAALAVTAMFGSILVASPSIADDRKDPSGITTEEVWGNDPTPDQTRAQARAKSRELASDDARKKPWFRSRFGRQTTHFGQRDTSAYNINHVRELQYRLRWAGVYKGAVTGYFYKNTRKAVKRFQRKVHIKRTGIATHKTWRKLIKKTIRGRKHIPKSCKSNKNRGPHLCYNRKLHEVTLWRQGRLYNAWLVRGGDRGYATRKGNFRVYYKDKDHVSSIYDSPMPNSQFFSGGQAFHGSSYMVDPFTDHSHGCVNMYIQDSNQLWKLTKGKMPKVHVRGAWD from the coding sequence ATGATGAAACGTACTTTGGGGGCGGCGCTAGCCGTGACGGCGATGTTCGGGTCGATACTCGTCGCATCGCCATCGATCGCCGACGACCGAAAAGATCCGTCCGGGATCACCACCGAAGAGGTGTGGGGCAACGATCCGACGCCCGACCAGACACGTGCGCAGGCGCGCGCGAAGAGCCGCGAGCTGGCTTCGGACGACGCACGCAAGAAGCCGTGGTTCAGGAGCCGGTTCGGTCGCCAGACGACCCACTTCGGCCAGCGGGACACGTCGGCGTACAACATCAACCACGTACGCGAGCTGCAATACCGGTTGCGCTGGGCGGGCGTCTACAAGGGCGCGGTGACGGGCTACTTCTACAAGAACACCCGCAAGGCCGTGAAGCGCTTCCAGCGCAAGGTGCACATCAAGCGAACCGGCATCGCGACCCACAAGACGTGGCGCAAGCTGATCAAGAAGACGATCCGCGGCCGCAAGCACATTCCGAAGTCGTGCAAGTCGAACAAGAACCGCGGTCCGCACCTGTGCTACAACCGAAAGCTGCACGAGGTCACCTTGTGGCGTCAGGGCCGGCTGTACAACGCCTGGTTGGTTCGCGGCGGCGATCGCGGCTACGCGACCCGCAAGGGCAACTTCCGTGTCTACTACAAGGACAAGGACCACGTGAGCAGCATCTACGACTCGCCGATGCCGAACTCGCAGTTCTTCTCCGGTGGGCAGGCGTTCCACGGTTCGTCGTACATGGTCGATCCGTTCACCGACCACAGCCACGGCTGCGTCAACATGTACATCCAGGACTCCAACCAGCTCTGGAAGCTGACGAAGGGCAAGATGCCGAAGGTGCACGTCCGGGGCGCCTGGGACTGA
- a CDS encoding transglutaminase family protein — translation MKVHRDARDQARMALWIWLAALGGSFALAPLTESRAYVIVGFVSAGLVVLVGLGLRTVRTPWPLILLAELVALFWWAMLTYASDTTAFGLVPTGDTFREFDAILTDALDHAQQYAAPVPQDASLHALLAITVGLIAIAIDLLAGSLQHSPAVGLVFLAVYMAPVALLSGHVSLWFFVPGALAYVFLIAAEERSTITRWGRNISYADSTALAQSGGIYSSGLASAGRRVGFGAVALAVVVPLVVPTFSTNFFGSGGIDGGGQGPGGNGDVQLGDPMADMRRNLTGQSPRELVRMTGISEPSYVRLAALDSLSDAGWEPSQRGPKTQNATSGTPPFDPGRDPEVTTSTAAFDVKVSDDFDTTWLPTIYSPASFSDMDDDGSWLIDGVNLDVVAGDEDTSAAGIEYRLGVRYTHPTQAQLEAAGDTRDSQSFRPMLELPESTPAIVGQRADEVTEGEESDFDKAVAIQDWFRSTGGFTYSTAQASGSGMETIESFLKDDRVGYCEQFASAMAMMARSLGIPARVAVGFLDGEQNGDTYVFRGTDMHAWPELYLEGVGWTRFEPTPGQRTGAPPAFFEGSSDNANTDQTLGQSGNAKTPTDDSSPSANLDKVDATGGGGGNDDGGFPWMPVAVGALILALLVLLGFVPRTLRSIVRRRRWEAVSDPTRAAEAAWDELRDTVRDLRLPWPEGATPRATGRRLRPMIESRQHAVDGLNHLVLAVERARYAPSAEPTDLRDDVTAIGDALASRVSRRTRRKALWLPASLLGGVRLPWRTTGAGRGRGGQTELLALEE, via the coding sequence ATGAAGGTCCACCGCGACGCCCGAGACCAGGCCCGGATGGCGCTGTGGATCTGGCTCGCCGCCCTTGGCGGCTCCTTCGCGCTCGCGCCGCTCACGGAGTCGCGTGCGTACGTCATCGTCGGGTTCGTCTCGGCCGGGCTCGTCGTCCTGGTCGGCCTCGGCCTGCGCACCGTCCGCACCCCGTGGCCGCTGATCCTGCTCGCCGAGCTGGTCGCGCTGTTCTGGTGGGCGATGCTCACGTACGCGTCCGACACCACGGCGTTCGGGCTCGTCCCGACCGGCGATACGTTCCGCGAGTTCGACGCGATCCTGACCGACGCGCTCGACCACGCCCAGCAGTACGCCGCTCCGGTGCCGCAGGACGCATCCTTGCACGCACTGCTGGCCATCACCGTCGGGCTGATCGCGATCGCGATCGACCTCCTCGCGGGCTCCTTGCAGCACTCCCCCGCCGTCGGGCTCGTATTCCTCGCGGTCTACATGGCACCGGTCGCGCTGCTCAGCGGGCACGTCTCGCTCTGGTTCTTCGTCCCGGGCGCCCTGGCGTACGTGTTCCTGATCGCCGCCGAGGAACGATCGACCATCACGCGGTGGGGTCGCAACATCTCGTACGCCGACTCCACCGCCCTCGCTCAGAGCGGGGGCATCTACTCGTCCGGCCTCGCGTCGGCCGGCCGGCGGGTCGGGTTCGGCGCCGTCGCGCTCGCCGTCGTCGTGCCGCTGGTCGTGCCGACGTTCAGCACCAACTTCTTCGGCAGCGGCGGCATCGACGGCGGGGGCCAGGGCCCCGGCGGCAACGGCGACGTGCAGCTCGGCGACCCGATGGCCGATATGCGCCGGAACCTCACCGGCCAGAGCCCTCGCGAGCTCGTGCGCATGACCGGGATCAGCGAGCCTTCGTACGTACGCCTGGCGGCCCTCGACTCGCTCAGCGACGCCGGCTGGGAGCCCTCGCAGCGCGGGCCGAAGACCCAGAACGCCACCTCGGGCACGCCCCCGTTCGACCCGGGGCGCGATCCCGAGGTGACCACGTCGACAGCGGCGTTCGACGTGAAGGTCAGCGACGACTTCGACACGACGTGGCTACCGACGATCTACTCACCGGCGTCGTTCAGCGATATGGACGACGACGGCAGCTGGCTCATCGACGGGGTCAACCTCGACGTGGTCGCGGGCGACGAGGACACCTCTGCCGCGGGTATCGAGTACCGGCTCGGCGTCCGCTACACCCATCCGACGCAGGCGCAGCTGGAGGCGGCGGGCGACACGAGGGACTCTCAGTCGTTCCGGCCGATGCTGGAGCTGCCCGAGTCGACCCCGGCGATCGTGGGCCAGCGGGCCGACGAGGTCACCGAGGGTGAGGAGTCCGACTTCGACAAGGCCGTGGCGATCCAGGACTGGTTCCGATCCACGGGCGGGTTCACGTACTCGACCGCGCAGGCGTCGGGCAGCGGCATGGAGACCATCGAGAGCTTCCTGAAGGACGATCGGGTCGGCTATTGCGAGCAGTTCGCCAGCGCGATGGCGATGATGGCGCGGAGTCTGGGCATCCCGGCCCGGGTCGCCGTCGGGTTCCTCGACGGCGAGCAGAACGGCGACACGTACGTATTCCGGGGCACCGACATGCATGCGTGGCCCGAGCTCTACCTCGAAGGAGTCGGCTGGACCCGCTTCGAGCCGACCCCCGGTCAGCGCACCGGGGCACCCCCGGCCTTCTTCGAGGGCAGCAGCGACAACGCGAACACGGACCAGACCCTGGGCCAGAGCGGCAACGCGAAGACGCCGACGGACGACTCGAGCCCGTCGGCGAACCTCGACAAGGTGGACGCCACCGGTGGAGGCGGCGGTAACGACGACGGCGGCTTCCCGTGGATGCCGGTCGCGGTCGGGGCGCTGATCCTCGCGCTCCTTGTGCTGCTGGGATTCGTGCCGCGTACGTTGCGGTCGATCGTCCGGCGTCGTCGCTGGGAGGCGGTGTCCGATCCGACGCGCGCGGCCGAGGCCGCGTGGGACGAGCTGCGCGACACGGTGCGTGACCTGCGACTGCCCTGGCCCGAAGGCGCAACGCCGCGGGCAACCGGACGACGGTTGCGGCCCATGATCGAGTCTCGTCAGCACGCTGTCGACGGACTGAATCACCTGGTGCTTGCGGTCGAACGGGCGCGGTACGCTCCGAGCGCCGAGCCGACGGACCTTCGCGACGACGTCACCGCGATCGGCGACGCACTCGCGTCCCGGGTCTCGCGGCGTACGCGACGCAAGGCACTGTGGTTGCCGGCCTCGCTGCTCGGCGGGGTCCGCCTCCCCTGGCGGACGACCGGCGCCGGTCGGGGCCGCGGCGGCCAGACCGAGCTGCTCGCGCTCGAGGAGTAG
- a CDS encoding DUF3040 domain-containing protein — protein MPLSEEEQRLLQQMEQALAAEDPSLASTLRGSKMRARNRRQAIASVLGFILGVGILMVGVIATITIVGVVGFLVMLATAYLFMVAWRRGVGSAADDESDEEPDKPESEHHGIRGLRHSRSAGSGSFMERMEERWRRRRDTDM, from the coding sequence GTGCCTCTATCGGAGGAAGAACAGCGGCTTCTGCAGCAGATGGAGCAGGCGCTGGCTGCGGAGGACCCCAGCCTCGCGTCGACGCTTCGCGGCTCGAAGATGCGCGCTCGCAATCGCCGGCAGGCGATCGCTTCTGTTCTCGGGTTCATCCTTGGTGTCGGCATCCTGATGGTCGGCGTGATCGCGACGATCACCATCGTGGGAGTCGTCGGCTTCCTGGTGATGCTCGCGACCGCGTACTTGTTCATGGTCGCGTGGCGCCGCGGGGTCGGCTCCGCCGCCGATGACGAGTCCGACGAGGAGCCCGACAAACCCGAGTCGGAGCATCACGGGATTCGCGGGCTACGGCATTCGCGATCGGCGGGCTCCGGCTCGTTCATGGAGCGGATGGAAGAACGCTGGCGTCGCCGTCGCGACACCGATATGTGA
- a CDS encoding phytoene desaturase family protein: MARVVVVGGGFGGVAAAVRLAKLRHDVTLLEQEDTIGGRLRRREHGEFAWARHSETFTLPAVLRDLFRKSGRPLERELDLVHLSPGRRHVFADFTRLDLPLGTRGEQTTAIDEALDGGGQAWAAWVDSLSPAWEVLRQQALERPFGGRSDLDRRQLRVLRPRRVVRTEAKRAFKDHRLRAILLDDVRAQGQPTRSTPAFAMVKHHVERGFGRWRVDGGMPALLSTLAARLEQRRVDIRCGVRALDVGVDGRTVVGVTTEADPVTADVVVWAAPTPPPSIPAYGGLPLIPQAITHLGLTLDVPELPSDTVLHGNPVVTIHTGGAAPLGYRTWTVEHSGAGGEDVLDTMRRRGVNVADFVVDRVDVSPTDQLIESGPAYGWQWQGWRSALDRPGVGRSPLGGLFLVGAGAHPGPSLELVGLGAAAAAASVGRA, translated from the coding sequence GTGGCGCGGGTCGTGGTGGTCGGAGGCGGGTTCGGCGGCGTCGCCGCTGCCGTTCGGCTCGCGAAGCTCCGCCACGACGTGACCTTGCTCGAGCAGGAGGACACGATCGGCGGACGCCTACGCCGGCGCGAGCACGGCGAGTTCGCGTGGGCACGCCACTCCGAGACCTTCACCCTGCCGGCCGTACTGCGCGACCTGTTCCGCAAGTCCGGCCGTCCGCTCGAACGCGAGCTCGACCTCGTACACCTGAGCCCCGGTCGACGTCACGTCTTCGCCGACTTCACCCGGCTCGACCTCCCCTTGGGTACCCGCGGTGAGCAGACGACCGCGATCGACGAGGCGCTCGATGGCGGCGGACAGGCGTGGGCCGCGTGGGTCGACTCGCTGTCGCCCGCGTGGGAGGTGCTGCGGCAGCAGGCGCTCGAGCGACCGTTCGGCGGGCGCTCGGACCTCGACCGCCGGCAGCTTCGCGTACTTCGTCCGAGGCGTGTCGTACGCACGGAGGCGAAGCGCGCTTTCAAGGACCACCGGCTGCGCGCCATCCTGCTCGACGACGTACGCGCGCAGGGTCAGCCGACCCGATCCACCCCGGCGTTCGCGATGGTCAAACACCATGTGGAGCGAGGGTTCGGCAGGTGGCGTGTCGACGGTGGCATGCCCGCGCTGCTCTCGACGCTCGCGGCTCGCCTCGAGCAGCGACGGGTGGACATACGCTGCGGCGTGCGAGCGCTCGACGTCGGTGTCGACGGCCGCACCGTCGTCGGTGTGACGACGGAAGCGGATCCGGTGACGGCCGACGTCGTCGTGTGGGCGGCGCCGACGCCGCCGCCGTCGATACCTGCGTACGGCGGTCTCCCGCTCATCCCGCAGGCGATCACCCACCTCGGCCTGACCCTCGACGTGCCCGAGCTGCCGTCCGACACGGTGCTGCACGGCAACCCCGTCGTCACGATCCACACCGGTGGTGCGGCGCCGCTCGGGTACCGCACGTGGACCGTCGAGCACAGCGGCGCCGGCGGCGAGGACGTCCTCGACACCATGCGCCGCCGCGGGGTCAACGTCGCCGACTTCGTGGTCGACCGGGTCGACGTGTCACCGACCGATCAGCTGATCGAGTCCGGCCCTGCATACGGCTGGCAGTGGCAGGGCTGGCGGTCGGCGCTGGATCGACCGGGCGTTGGCCGATCCCCGCTCGGCGGGCTCTTCCTGGTCGGCGCGGGCGCGCATCCGGGCCCGAGCCTCGAGCTGGTCGGTCTCGGCGCGGCCGCGGCCGCAGCCTCGGTCGGACGCGCGTGA
- a CDS encoding methyltransferase domain-containing protein produces MSESPPSDLGHAALRTAVVWDAVRDVVAELADAKPLEIVDVGGGTGGLAVRVAELGHRVVVIDPSPNALASLHRRAADTGVEQLVRGVQGDAADLGGVVADSSADLVLCHGVLDVVDEPARALERIHIALRPGGVLSVVVPGRAAGVLARALAGQFERARALLDAQVDDWRPDEHGPRRFTPTEVELLLTEGGFDVERVDATRVFSDLIPSALVDGEPGARRALLDLERAVATRPEFESLAGHLHALARRT; encoded by the coding sequence GTGTCTGAGAGCCCGCCGTCCGATCTCGGCCACGCGGCCCTTCGTACCGCCGTCGTCTGGGATGCCGTACGCGACGTGGTCGCCGAGCTCGCCGATGCGAAACCGCTGGAGATCGTCGATGTCGGCGGCGGCACCGGAGGGCTCGCGGTGCGCGTCGCAGAGCTGGGACACCGGGTAGTCGTGATCGACCCGAGCCCGAACGCGCTGGCGTCGCTGCATCGGCGCGCGGCCGACACCGGCGTCGAGCAGCTCGTACGTGGCGTGCAGGGTGATGCAGCCGATCTCGGCGGAGTCGTCGCCGACTCGAGCGCCGATCTGGTGCTGTGTCACGGCGTACTCGACGTGGTGGACGAACCTGCGCGGGCATTGGAGCGGATCCACATCGCGTTACGGCCCGGCGGAGTGCTGAGCGTCGTCGTGCCCGGCCGGGCGGCGGGCGTACTCGCGCGGGCATTGGCGGGGCAGTTCGAACGCGCGCGGGCACTGCTCGACGCGCAAGTCGACGACTGGCGCCCGGACGAGCACGGACCGCGCAGGTTCACACCGACCGAGGTGGAGTTGCTGCTGACCGAGGGCGGCTTCGACGTCGAACGCGTCGACGCGACCCGCGTGTTCTCGGATCTGATTCCCAGCGCGCTGGTCGACGGGGAACCCGGCGCCCGGCGCGCGCTGCTCGACCTCGAGCGAGCCGTCGCCACCAGGCCGGAGTTCGAGTCCCTTGCGGGACACCTGCACGCGCTCGCGCGGCGTACCTGA
- a CDS encoding YbaK/EbsC family protein yields the protein MTLTDHPAVRTVSAALHERGASGVVRILPDSARTAAEAAAALSVEVGAIVNSLVFDADGEAVLILTSGAHRVDTAKVAADAGVPRLDRATPEFVRTHTGQAIGGVSPVGHPGTVRTYVDHWLERHDTVWAAAGHPHAVFPTTYAELLALTGGTPVDVA from the coding sequence ATGACCCTCACCGACCATCCCGCGGTTCGCACGGTGTCCGCGGCGCTCCACGAACGCGGCGCGTCGGGTGTCGTGCGGATCCTGCCCGACTCGGCACGTACCGCCGCCGAGGCGGCGGCCGCGCTGTCGGTCGAGGTCGGCGCGATCGTGAACAGCCTCGTCTTCGACGCCGACGGTGAGGCCGTGCTGATCCTCACCTCCGGTGCCCATCGAGTCGACACTGCCAAGGTCGCAGCGGACGCCGGCGTACCGCGCCTCGACCGCGCAACGCCCGAGTTCGTTCGTACGCACACCGGCCAGGCGATCGGCGGCGTCTCCCCGGTCGGCCATCCGGGCACGGTCCGGACGTACGTCGACCACTGGCTGGAGCGGCACGACACGGTGTGGGCGGCGGCCGGACATCCCCATGCCGTCTTCCCCACCACGTACGCCGAGCTGCTCGCTCTCACGGGCGGAACCCCGGTCGACGTCGCCTGA